Proteins encoded within one genomic window of Trichomycterus rosablanca isolate fTriRos1 chromosome 7, fTriRos1.hap1, whole genome shotgun sequence:
- the LOC134317893 gene encoding C2 calcium-dependent domain-containing protein 4C, with product MWILQKVQDRAESLPVEISRLVGKSSVDISAKANLLNKLHSNVLTPDKIPDFFLPPRLSRRSLEAVENIVTNYLCENEANCSQNFLPKPNMTTVIKSNAKNKDIMVQLCPKKSIPFSLKSYESGFSESPNTRRKESLFHSTFSNYKLKHITKREVPRLPSITVLKVKSLESDTSLSADSSPYSSPPTIRSKHDKGFLSCSTSNESLQKEVPQSSRIKSESITKANHVDKVTSSTLAPPLQFPVDMLHCQEQLHSEHVLLFPHRGCIRLSACSVTRDQVTIRIRVISVEDMREPGDPRPLHCGLNLCLSPGKLQRQHSAIIRNCRNPVFNEDFFFTKPEGQELGLQDFSLRVKVLEKSSGLGRATVLGAVVKPLTELLAL from the coding sequence ATGTGGATCCTTCAAAAAGTCCAAGACAGAGCTGAGAGCCTGCCAGTGGAGATCAGTCGACTGGTAGGTAAGAGCTCTGTGGATATCTCAGCTAAGGCAAACCTACTCAACAAACTTCACAGCAACGTCCTGACTCCAGACAAAATCCCAGACTTTTTCCTGCCTCCTAGGCTAAGCAGACGCTCTCTTGAGGCAGTGGAGAACATTGTTACTAATTACCTCTGTGAAAATGAAGCCAACTGCAGCCAGAACTTCCTACCAAAACCTAACATGACTACAGTAATAAAAAGCAATGCTAAGAACAAGGATATCATGGTGCAATTATGTCCAAAAAAATCAATTCCATTTTCATTAAAAAGTTATGAGTCTGGATTTTCTGAGAGTCCAAACACACGGCGCAAGGAGTCACTGTTTCATTCAACATTTTCCAACTACAAGCTGAAACACATAACCAAAAGGGAGGTGCCAAGACTGCCCTCCATAACAGTGCTAAAGGTGAAAAGTTTGGAAAGTGACACCAGTTTATCTGCTGACTCCTCTCCATACAGCTCGCCACCTACAATCAGGAGCAAGCATGATAAAGGCTTCTTGTCATGTTCAACATCCAATGAGTCTCTTCAAAAAGAAGTTCCACAGAGCTCCAGAATTAAGTCTGAAAGTATTACAAAGGCAAATCATGTTGATAAAGTTACCTCATCAACCCTAGCCCCACCCCTACAGTTCCCAGTGGACATGCTGCACTGTCAGGAGCAACTCCATAGCGAGCATGTTCTCCTTTTTCCACACAGAGGATGTATTCGTCTCTCTGCCTGTAGTGTGACCAGAGATCAAGTCACCATCCGAATCCGCGTTATCTCGGTGGAGGACATGCGTGAACCCGGTGACCCCAGACCCCTTCACTGTGGGCTTAACTTGTGCCTGAGCCCAGGCAAGCTACAACGTCAGCATAGTGCCATAATTAGGAACTGTCGCAACCCAGTGTTTAATGAGGACTTCTTCTTTACAAAGCCGGAAGGACAGGAGCTAGGACTGCAGGATTTCTCTCTAAGGGTAAAAGTACTGGAGAAAAGCAGTGGACTGGGGAGAGCAACAGTGCTAGGGGCTGTGGTCAAACCACTCACTGAGCTATTAGCACTATAG